Proteins encoded in a region of the Corynebacterium genitalium ATCC 33030 genome:
- a CDS encoding trypsin-like serine protease produces MKKILPAIITAALLNPSAALAMESTDFAGDTPEADTVVSLRMQDDEPEDGTCTGTAIAPHWVLTARHCMEMFDTPGGSVRTLQGDQQRTYAVDRWEKAPIGDIGLIHTVEDMQLRTYATLPDVELANGEVTVYGWSSDGSGGSEKLPVATGTSEVSDEAPALFDAPSAAVVTLANGARIQPGDSGGPIFQDGRIAAVMSAGLFTNPDNPSEEELLSNPKVAVAPVASQVEWIKSVISAPEPSPEERMPEEERSKFPLGVVIAFGVFVAALAAFGISRTRS; encoded by the coding sequence ATGAAGAAGATTCTGCCGGCCATCATCACCGCAGCACTGCTCAACCCGTCGGCCGCGTTGGCGATGGAAAGCACCGACTTCGCCGGCGACACCCCCGAAGCCGACACCGTCGTGTCCCTGCGCATGCAGGACGACGAACCGGAAGACGGCACCTGCACCGGCACCGCGATCGCCCCGCATTGGGTGCTCACAGCGCGCCATTGCATGGAGATGTTCGACACACCCGGCGGCAGCGTGCGCACCCTCCAGGGCGACCAGCAGCGCACCTACGCCGTGGACCGGTGGGAAAAAGCGCCCATCGGCGACATCGGGCTCATCCACACCGTGGAGGACATGCAGCTGCGCACCTACGCCACGCTGCCCGACGTTGAGCTGGCCAACGGGGAGGTCACCGTCTATGGCTGGTCTTCCGACGGCTCCGGCGGATCCGAGAAACTGCCGGTAGCCACAGGCACCTCGGAGGTCAGCGACGAAGCGCCCGCGCTTTTCGACGCCCCCTCAGCCGCCGTGGTCACCCTCGCCAACGGCGCGCGCATCCAGCCGGGCGACTCCGGCGGCCCGATCTTCCAGGACGGGCGCATCGCCGCCGTCATGTCCGCCGGCCTGTTCACCAACCCCGACAACCCCTCCGAAGAGGAGCTGCTGAGCAACCCCAAAGTCGCCGTGGCACCCGTGGCCAGCCAGGTGGAGTGGATCAAGAGCGTGATCTCCGCCCCCGAGCCCAGCCCGGAGGAGCGTATGCCGGAAGAAGAGAGAAGCAAGTTCCCCCTC